The following proteins are encoded in a genomic region of Haloarcula marina:
- a CDS encoding uracil-DNA glycosylase, which produces MDANQESMSNPFGMDESCQNCPELCETRESVVHGYGDVGAEFIVLGDSPSEAADQTGLPFTGDKERELLDILHAVDMVEDPDADRPEMKNTFLTYVTRCRHPDRAATDDEVVNCEPYLNSEIRMINPELLLPVGQRPLEELAFEYTTLSEDELDIEERHATTIRGRGFEIVPMIPPAEQTDEEREAFLEHFSDVLGQDYRQTKGRRGR; this is translated from the coding sequence ATGGACGCGAATCAGGAATCGATGTCGAACCCCTTCGGGATGGACGAGTCGTGTCAGAACTGCCCCGAACTGTGCGAGACGCGCGAGTCCGTCGTCCACGGCTACGGCGACGTGGGCGCGGAGTTCATCGTCCTCGGCGACTCGCCGAGCGAGGCGGCCGACCAGACGGGTCTGCCCTTCACTGGGGACAAGGAGCGCGAACTGCTGGACATCCTCCACGCCGTCGACATGGTCGAGGACCCCGACGCCGACCGGCCCGAGATGAAGAACACGTTCCTCACCTACGTCACCCGCTGTCGCCACCCCGACCGCGCGGCGACCGACGACGAGGTGGTGAACTGCGAACCGTACCTCAACAGCGAGATACGGATGATCAACCCCGAACTCCTGCTTCCCGTTGGCCAGCGCCCCCTCGAAGAACTGGCCTTCGAGTACACCACGCTCAGCGAGGACGAACTCGATATCGAGGAGCGCCACGCGACGACGATTCGCGGCCGCGGGTTCGAGATTGTCCCGATGATACCGCCGGCCGAACAGACCGACGAGGAGCGTGAGGCGTTCCTCGAACACTTCAGCGACGTGCTCGGACAGGACTACCGACAGACGAAGGGTCGACGCGGGCGATAG
- the aroA gene encoding 3-phosphoshikimate 1-carboxyvinyltransferase, which yields MDVTIRESTVAGTAQAPPSKSYTHRAILAAGYADGATVRSPLVSADTKATMRAVSAYGGAVDRSEESAIVVDGFDGRPETPDNVIDCANSGTTMRLVTATAALQDELTVLTGDDSLRSRPQGPLLDAIGQLGGRAESTRSNGQAPLVVGGGVDGGTVAIPGDVSSQYITALLMAGAVTDTGIDVELTTELKSSPYVDITLEVLSDFGVTAERTDDGYAVAGGQTYDPDGGAYDVPGDFSSMSYLLAMGALAAEDGLTVTSAFPSAQGDSAIVDILDRMGATLEWDREDGEIAVERSSLSGVEVGVEDTPDLLPTIATLGAAADGVTRITDAEHVRYKETDRVSAMAEELTKMGAEVEEKQDELVVYGEETDLHGATVDGRADHRIIMSLAVAGLVADGETTVTGAEHVDVSFPNFFDVLADLGATVER from the coding sequence ATGGACGTCACGATACGCGAATCGACGGTCGCGGGCACCGCACAGGCCCCGCCGTCGAAGAGCTACACGCACCGGGCCATCCTCGCCGCCGGGTACGCCGACGGCGCGACGGTTCGAAGCCCGCTGGTCAGCGCCGACACGAAAGCGACGATGCGGGCCGTCTCCGCCTACGGCGGCGCGGTCGACCGGAGCGAGGAGAGCGCTATCGTCGTCGACGGCTTCGACGGGCGGCCGGAGACGCCCGACAACGTCATCGACTGCGCGAACAGCGGGACGACGATGCGTCTGGTCACCGCGACGGCAGCGCTCCAAGACGAGTTGACCGTCCTCACAGGCGACGACTCCCTGCGCTCGCGTCCGCAGGGACCGCTCCTCGATGCCATCGGACAGTTGGGCGGCCGCGCCGAGAGCACACGCTCGAACGGGCAGGCCCCCCTCGTCGTCGGCGGCGGCGTCGACGGCGGCACCGTCGCCATCCCCGGCGACGTGTCCTCGCAGTACATCACGGCCCTCCTGATGGCAGGAGCGGTGACCGACACCGGCATCGACGTTGAACTGACGACCGAACTCAAGTCCTCGCCGTACGTCGACATCACCCTCGAAGTCCTCTCCGACTTCGGCGTGACCGCCGAACGGACCGACGACGGCTACGCCGTCGCGGGCGGGCAGACCTACGACCCCGACGGCGGCGCGTACGACGTGCCCGGGGACTTCTCCTCGATGAGCTACCTGCTCGCGATGGGGGCGCTCGCCGCCGAGGACGGCCTCACCGTCACCTCGGCGTTCCCGAGCGCACAGGGCGACTCGGCTATCGTGGATATCCTCGACCGGATGGGCGCGACACTGGAGTGGGACCGCGAGGACGGCGAAATCGCGGTCGAACGGTCGTCGCTCTCCGGCGTCGAAGTCGGCGTCGAGGACACGCCGGACCTTCTTCCGACCATCGCGACCCTCGGGGCGGCCGCCGACGGGGTCACCCGCATCACCGACGCCGAACACGTCCGGTACAAGGAGACGGACCGCGTGAGCGCGATGGCCGAAGAACTGACCAAGATGGGGGCGGAAGTCGAGGAGAAGCAGGACGAACTCGTCGTCTACGGCGAGGAAACAGACCTGCACGGCGCGACGGTCGACGGGCGCGCGGACCACCGCATCATCATGTCGCTTGCAGTCGCAGGCCTCGTGGCCGACGGCGAGACGACGGTGACCGGCGCGGAACACGTCGACGTGTCGTTCCCGAACTTCTTCGACGTACTCGCCGACCTCGGCGCGACCGTCGAGCGGTAG
- a CDS encoding DUF6069 family protein, with product MATVTSRYPVARSGGELARRTALGVLVSVVAALSVLAIVGALGLSLGASGPQSPFAAVPVVTTTIVAGVGAAVAYAALARFTERPVRNFTALAVLVFVGMLFPVAFVAPGLGVTTAGQAVLGVLHVVVAASLVAFVVGAVRF from the coding sequence ATGGCTACAGTCACGTCACGGTACCCGGTCGCACGGAGCGGCGGTGAACTCGCGCGGAGAACGGCGCTCGGCGTCCTCGTCAGCGTCGTCGCGGCGCTTTCGGTGCTGGCCATCGTCGGCGCGCTCGGCCTCTCGCTGGGCGCGAGCGGGCCGCAAAGTCCGTTCGCGGCCGTCCCCGTCGTCACGACGACAATCGTCGCGGGCGTCGGCGCGGCCGTCGCCTACGCCGCGCTGGCCCGATTCACCGAGCGCCCGGTCCGGAACTTCACTGCGCTGGCCGTCCTCGTCTTCGTCGGGATGCTCTTCCCAGTCGCGTTCGTCGCTCCCGGCCTCGGCGTCACGACTGCGGGACAGGCCGTCCTCGGCGTCTTGCACGTCGTCGTGGCAGCCTCGCTGGTTGCGTTCGTCGTCGGTGCGGTTCGCTTCTGA
- the aroC gene encoding chorismate synthase, with protein MNGNEFGRLFRMTTYGESHGEAMGCTVSGVPAGVELSEEQIQEDLDRRKPGQSMITTSRGEPDKVKLNSGVQDGYTTGTPIGMVIQNKDARSGKYEPFITAPRPSHGDYTYSAKFGTRNWGGGGRSSARETVNWVAAGGVAKQVLAQSDYDVTIKAHVCQIGDVVADDVTFEEILEHSEENEVRCADPEAAEEMRDVADQYQKEGDSIGGAIYFETRGVPAGLGAPRFDSFPTRLAQAMYSIPAVNDFEYGIGRDARTTRGSEYNEDWEFDENGDPVPVGNDHGGIQGGITTGQPIYGEVSWHPPVSIPKTQTTVDWETGEEKEITVTGRHDPVLPPRAVPVVEAMLYCTVLDFMLLGGRINPDRLDGRPGEYDTDYHPSSPQNDPEDAATHAKTVDED; from the coding sequence ATGAACGGCAACGAGTTCGGTCGTCTCTTTCGGATGACGACCTACGGCGAATCGCACGGGGAGGCGATGGGGTGTACGGTGTCCGGCGTGCCCGCGGGCGTCGAACTCTCCGAAGAGCAGATTCAGGAAGACTTAGACCGCCGCAAGCCCGGCCAGTCGATGATTACCACCTCGCGGGGCGAACCGGACAAGGTGAAACTCAACTCCGGCGTACAGGACGGGTACACCACGGGGACGCCAATCGGGATGGTCATCCAGAACAAGGACGCCCGCTCGGGGAAGTACGAACCGTTCATCACGGCCCCGCGGCCCTCTCACGGCGACTACACCTACTCGGCGAAGTTCGGAACCCGCAACTGGGGCGGCGGCGGTCGGTCGTCGGCCCGCGAGACGGTCAACTGGGTCGCCGCTGGCGGCGTCGCCAAGCAAGTCCTCGCGCAGTCCGACTACGACGTGACCATCAAGGCCCACGTCTGCCAAATCGGCGACGTGGTCGCCGACGACGTGACCTTCGAGGAGATACTCGAACACTCCGAGGAGAACGAGGTCCGGTGTGCCGACCCCGAGGCCGCCGAGGAGATGCGCGACGTGGCCGACCAGTACCAGAAAGAAGGCGACTCCATCGGGGGCGCTATCTACTTCGAAACCCGCGGCGTTCCCGCCGGACTGGGCGCGCCCCGGTTCGACAGTTTCCCGACCCGTCTCGCGCAGGCGATGTACTCCATCCCCGCGGTCAACGACTTCGAGTACGGCATCGGCCGCGACGCCCGCACGACCCGCGGGAGCGAGTACAACGAGGACTGGGAGTTCGACGAGAACGGCGACCCCGTCCCCGTCGGGAACGACCACGGCGGCATCCAAGGTGGCATCACGACCGGCCAGCCAATCTACGGCGAAGTGAGTTGGCACCCGCCGGTCTCCATCCCCAAGACCCAGACCACCGTCGACTGGGAGACGGGCGAGGAGAAGGAGATTACCGTCACCGGCCGTCACGACCCCGTCCTGCCGCCGCGGGCCGTCCCCGTCGTCGAGGCGATGCTGTACTGCACCGTGCTGGACTTCATGCTGCTTGGCGGCCGCATCAACCCCGACCGACTCGACGGCCGCCCCGGCGAGTACGACACCGACTACCACCCGTCGAGTCCGCAGAACGACCCCGAGGACGCCGCCACCCACGCGAAAACCGTCGACGAGGACTGA
- a CDS encoding helix-turn-helix domain-containing protein yields the protein MTVIAELSINSDEFILGRVLSRDPDTHIEMERVVPSSRRVMPYIWVTGDDLNEFEKAVRESDYVSKLVALDVVNDSGLYRVEWDTEVESLIYGISETNATILEAKGNEHWTFRLRFDDHRGLADFHNYCTEHEITFQLERVYTLADIAGEGFSFDLTDAQRRALVRAVETGYFEVPRGTTLGEISKELGVSQQTVSENVRRGANKVLRATVLDQSAADLVSD from the coding sequence ATGACGGTCATCGCCGAACTGAGCATAAACTCTGACGAGTTCATTCTCGGCCGTGTCCTCTCCAGAGACCCAGATACGCACATCGAGATGGAGCGCGTCGTTCCGTCGTCGCGGCGCGTCATGCCCTACATATGGGTGACCGGCGATGACCTCAACGAGTTCGAGAAGGCGGTCAGAGAGAGTGATTACGTCAGTAAACTCGTCGCGTTGGACGTCGTCAACGACAGCGGTCTCTACCGGGTCGAGTGGGATACGGAAGTCGAGAGCCTCATCTACGGCATCTCGGAGACGAACGCGACGATTCTGGAGGCGAAGGGCAACGAGCACTGGACGTTTCGGCTCCGGTTCGACGACCACCGCGGCCTCGCGGACTTTCACAACTACTGCACCGAACACGAAATCACCTTCCAGTTAGAGCGTGTCTACACGCTCGCCGATATCGCAGGTGAGGGGTTCTCTTTCGACCTTACTGACGCCCAGCGACGAGCGCTCGTCCGCGCCGTCGAAACGGGATACTTCGAAGTGCCGCGCGGCACGACGCTCGGCGAAATCTCGAAGGAACTCGGCGTCTCCCAACAGACGGTGTCTGAGAACGTCCGACGCGGGGCAAACAAAGTCCTCCGGGCCACGGTCTTAGACCAGTCTGCGGCGGATTTAGTCTCTGATTGA
- a CDS encoding HalOD1 output domain-containing protein, with product MNERTNDDDFETVYEPTATNTICEHLVSFVGRISERDVIDLPPLYEAVDTDALEALYATAPDQWPTVVFEYAAFEVTVGQNGDISLQESAASD from the coding sequence ATGAACGAGCGCACGAACGACGACGACTTCGAGACGGTGTACGAACCGACAGCGACGAATACGATCTGTGAACACCTCGTTTCGTTCGTGGGTCGGATCAGTGAACGGGACGTTATCGACCTCCCGCCACTGTACGAGGCGGTCGACACGGACGCGCTGGAAGCGCTCTACGCCACCGCTCCCGACCAGTGGCCGACTGTCGTCTTCGAGTACGCGGCGTTCGAGGTCACGGTCGGACAGAACGGCGACATCTCACTTCAGGAGTCGGCGGCCTCCGATTGA
- a CDS encoding DUF7344 domain-containing protein, which translates to MGAPTDPDWESIFHALSKPERRTTVNFLFDSDQPATFDAIAAHLDETGDESRTDVEVRLYHVTLPMLDRVDLVDWNRDGDTVSLTETAHRVPVGALNPSTLPQQVGVASTSDEQRADD; encoded by the coding sequence ATGGGAGCGCCTACTGACCCCGACTGGGAGTCTATATTCCACGCGTTGAGCAAACCGGAGCGCCGGACCACGGTGAACTTCCTGTTCGATTCGGACCAACCGGCGACGTTCGATGCTATCGCCGCCCACCTCGACGAGACGGGCGACGAATCGCGGACCGATGTCGAGGTTCGGCTCTATCACGTGACCCTTCCCATGTTGGACCGAGTCGACCTGGTCGACTGGAATCGAGACGGAGACACCGTCTCGCTCACCGAGACGGCGCATCGTGTTCCGGTCGGCGCGCTGAACCCGTCGACGCTCCCACAGCAAGTGGGCGTGGCGTCGACTTCGGACGAGCAACGGGCCGACGATTGA
- a CDS encoding CBS domain-containing protein, producing the protein MLVRELMSTDVVTVGLDATLGTVADRLLTRGVGSAIVVDGDETPLGIVTESDVLRAARETDAPLSSIPVREVGHQAVVTTTPDTAIPTVARRMADESVKKVPAMDGVDLVGMITLTDVVWHLSDLRAEVDRVEAVREEWGPD; encoded by the coding sequence ATGCTCGTCCGGGAGCTCATGTCGACGGACGTGGTCACCGTCGGCCTCGACGCGACGCTCGGGACCGTCGCCGACCGACTGCTCACTCGCGGCGTCGGGTCGGCTATCGTCGTGGACGGTGACGAGACGCCGCTGGGCATCGTCACCGAGTCCGACGTGTTGCGGGCGGCACGCGAGACGGACGCCCCGCTCTCGTCGATTCCGGTCCGCGAAGTCGGGCATCAGGCGGTGGTCACGACCACACCCGACACCGCCATTCCGACCGTCGCGCGGCGGATGGCCGACGAGAGCGTCAAGAAAGTGCCCGCGATGGACGGCGTGGACCTCGTCGGGATGATTACGCTGACCGATGTCGTTTGGCACCTCTCGGACCTCCGGGCGGAGGTCGACCGGGTGGAAGCGGTCAGAGAGGAATGGGGGCCGGACTGA